The bacterium genome contains the following window.
ACTGGGACATCGTCGCCACCGTCTGGATGGAGCCCGGCGCGGCCCCCACGGTCAGCACCTCCACCAGCCACGGGGAGATGATCCTCGGTGGGCGCTTCCTCGAGGAGCGCCTGCGCGGCGAGGCCATGGGCATGCCCTTCGAGGGCAGGGGCCTGACCGGCTACGACAACACCACCCACACCGTCACCGCCATCTGGATCGACACCATGGGCACCGTCATCTCGGTGCTGACCGGCGTCTACGAGAAGATCGGCGAGCCCCTGGAGCTCTGCGGCAGCATGGTCGATCCCGTCAGCGGCCAGGAGTT
Protein-coding sequences here:
- a CDS encoding DUF1579 domain-containing protein, producing MTARMSCLVLCLMLILAVPAAAADEYDMEAMTAAWAAAATPGPVHAHLARMTGDWDIVATVWMEPGAAPTVSTSTSHGEMILGGRFLEERLRGEAMGMPFEGRGLTGYDNTTHTVTAIWIDTMGTVISVLTGVYEKIGEPLELCGSMVDPVSGQEFGIRTVTTFVGDDGQRMDYFMTMPGADEMKSMELVYTRK